Proteins found in one Anabas testudineus chromosome 1, fAnaTes1.2, whole genome shotgun sequence genomic segment:
- the LOC113161233 gene encoding perforin-1-like encodes MIKLWQLMLLWWAWSPLCLSSNVSLTGTPQECENAHFVPGYNLGGEGFDIVTMERKGAYVIDTETWNLGNGTCKMYRNSYMNRENQKVPVGVVDWRTLPKCSLKVSSTVYDSVESLVNDSTSSVSNDWKVGLEIPVDPSVTVGVGFGGSHSRDATFGMQKSKQDRYNFFRHAVFCSFYSYRLATNPPLSHEFKSAINSLPTYSSKTEEFYRNLIDTYGTHYIIQVSLGGEIKAITSVRTCQATMNGLSATAISDCLSVEASASFANSASINAMYKHCQAEKKKLGSHQSFSSTYNERNTEVIGGHINGADILFQGQSDPSVYGSWLSSLKHTPDVVQYSIKPLHTILPRGHPASAGLKQEVEKYIKKNAVLKKCSESCQIGHRSSKRDPCDCVCNSNQNIKSNCCPAGKGLATLKVFNLYAQGLYGDVGSDTDGSVEVSYGEQNKRTIIISNNDNPKWPETFEFGPISINMKDRLKFRVYDEDTYWNSDLLGECSIELHQGEVSDSCMLNHGTLFFSYIVECAPSLSGDQCQEYTPSPMSPSLAKVFYTRNGVLLGESEEQVAKSVIQSD; translated from the exons ATGATTAAGCTGTGGCAACTGATGCTCCTGTGGTGGGCATGGAGTCCTCTGTGCCTGTCCTCCAATGTAAGCTTAACTGGTACACCACAGGAGTGTGAAAATGCTCACTTTGTCCCTGGTTACAATCTGGGTGGAGAAGGTTTCGACATCGTCACAATGGAGCGGAAAGGCGCCTATGTCATCGACACTGAAACATGGAATCTTGGCAACGGCACTTGcaaaatgtacagaaacagTTACATGAACAGGGAAAACCAGAAAGTCCCCGTTGGTGTGGTAGACTGGAGAACCCTCCCCAAGTGCAGCTTAAAGGTCTCCAGTACAGTCTATGATTCTGTTGAATCTCTTGTCAATGACTCCACATCATCTGTGTCAAATGATTGGAAAGTCGGCCTTGAAATTCCTGTAGATCCCAGTGTCACTGTTGGGGTTGGTTTTGGAGGGTCCCACTCCAGAGATGCTACCTTTGGCATGCAAAAGTCAAAACAAGACCGCTACAACTTCTTTCGTCACGctgttttctgcagcttctACAG CTATAGACTGGCAACAAATCCTCCACTGAGTCATGAATTTAAATCAGCCATCAACTCTCTTCCTACTTATTCAAGTAAAACTGAAGAATTCTATCGTAATCTGATCGACACATATGGTACACATTACATCATACAAGTGTCTCTTGGAGGGGAAATAAAAGCCATCACTTCTGTCAGGACCTGTCAGGCTACAATGAACGGACTGTCAGCAACAGCGATCAGTGACTGTTTGTCAGTGGAAGCCTCAGCTAGTTTTGCTAATTCTGCCAGTATTAACGCCATGTACAAACACTGTcaagcagagaagaagaagttggGCTCTCACCAAAGTTTTAGCAGCACATATAATGAGCGTAACACAGAGGTCATTGGTGGACACATAAACGGTGCTGATATCTTGTTTCAAGGCCAATCAGACCCGTCTGTGTATGGCAGCTGGCTCAgctcactgaaacacacacctgaTGTGGTGCAATACAGCATAAAGCCCCTGCACACCATACTGCCAAGAGGTCATCCTGCCAGTGCTGGACTGAAGCAAGAGGTGGAAAAGTACATCAAGAAAAATGCAGTGTTGAAGAAATGTTCTGAATCTTGTCAAATTGGGCACAGATCCAGCAAAAGGGATCCTTGTGATTGTGTTTGCAACAGTAATCAGAACATCAAGTCAAACTGCTGTCCTGCTGGGAAAGGTCTTGCAACATTAAAGGTATTCAACCTTTATGCTCAAGGTCTGTATGGTGATGTGGGGTCAGATACAGATGGTTCAGTGGAGGTTAGTTATGGTGAGCAGAATAAGCGTACTATCATTATAAGTAACAATGATAATCCTAAATGGCCAGAGACCTTTGAATTTGGACCAATCAGCATCAACATGAAAGACAGACTTAAATTTAGAGTTTATGATGAGGATACTTACTGGAACAGTGATCTGCTTGGTGAATGTTCAATTGAACTGCATCAGGGAGAAGTGTCAGACAGCTGCATGTTAAATCATGGCACCTTGTTCTTCTCCTACATAGTAGAGTGTGCACCAAGTCTTAGTGGGGACCAGTGTCAAGAGTACACACCCTCCCCCATGAGTCCCTCTCTGGCCAAGGTGTTCTACACCAGAAATGGGGTCCTGCTTGGAGAGTCAGAGGAGCAGGTTGCTAAATCAGTCATACAGTCAGACTGA